One Heyndrickxia oleronia genomic window, ACAACAACTTCTTTAGTATTTTCATCACTATTAACAACTGCAGTAATATAAAATGGTAAACCCATTTCGGCTGTTGCTATATAGCCACCATCTTGAATGTCAATAGAACCTGAACCTGTTACCCATTTCCATTCATTATCTTGTTTGTTTTCTATAAATCCTAAATTTAATGTTTGCTCTTCTTCATAGAAGACAATTATTATATTGTCCTTAATTTCAAAGTGCCAAATAGAATTAAAAGGGATTTCGTTCTCATTCATAATATCTTTGAACTTCGCTTCTAACGATTGTGTTTCATTTGAAGAACATCCCCAAACACTTATGCTTAACAATAAAAACATCGTGAAAATAGATAGTAGTTTCCTATTCATAAACTCTCTCCCCTCTCTTCAATTCTTCTGCCCTTATAGCACGAAAAGAAAAAGCGATTCTTTATAGAGAATCGCATCCTCAACTAAATATAACACTATATAACTTAAGCATTAGACAGTTTTATCATTCTCTACTTTTTCATCGTATTGGATAATGTGCTTAGTGTCTTCTGTTGGACTATCATGTTTCACATCGATTTTGTTTCCCATTGTTATGTCATCATATGGTGTATATCTATTTGACGATGATGAGTTCTTCTTATAGATTCGATAAACTACGTATCCAATTACCAAAATAACGAATAAAGTATAGACATAAGCCATTAAACCATCCCCTTATAAACTTAACTTAATTACTTATGTATTCTTATAATTTCTATAAAATTCCTTCTTTCACTAACTGCCCCTTTAGTTGAATAGAAAGTGCTTTACCACTTATTGTAGTAAAGCACCCGTAGAGCAGTATTATATTATCAGTTGTTTAACATGCAAAATAAAAAAAGGTGAATTTGAATTTGCTCAATTTCACCTTTTTCACTATTTGAAGAGTAATGTCCCATTATCAATATAAGTCTATGTTTAATTTTATACGTATACGAACTTGCCAAATTCACTACTGAAAATTTATTTTTATTTTTTCATCTTCTTGCTCATCACCATGAATGATTATCTCCACATGTTCATCACCATCCCATTGAACGGTGAAATTATCCGGATAAAGAGTTGCACCTCTATTTTGTATAGTATACTCTTTATATTTATCTAAATTCCCTACTTTTCCATAATAGATTCTAACTGGGGCATTAAATGTAAATAGGTTAGAACCACGAACCTGTATATGAATTTGATTAATATGGTTGGGTGAATCTTCTAAAACAATGCTATCTAGTTGTTTAAATAATGAATAATTTACTTTCTTCATTCCATAGAATAAAAGAGAACAAATAGCAATCACAAAGATAATAACAAAAATAATCATAGTTTTTTTTACCCGCTTGACCATTTTATTAATCCTTTCCTGCTCTTTTTCTTCTTCTTGAGTCACAATGATCACCACCAAGAATAATACCATATACTTACTAGCCTAATAAGCCTTAACAATTTGGTCCTTAACATAAAGAAAGAGCACAGAATTGCGCCCGATTGTTGAATAACGATCTGCTTCAATTAGCTAGTTTAATGGAATAACTAAAATATGATATAAACCTTATAACCAATAAATTTCTATTAAACTAAAAGCTCCCTATAGTTTAAGTTTTTTTCTTCACAACAAACAGTTCTTTTTACGGGAGTTGCACCACTTTCCTCAATAAGAAAAGAGCTTTCCAGTATTTAAGAAAGCTCCAGTTTATT contains:
- a CDS encoding DUF3951 domain-containing protein, which translates into the protein MAYVYTLFVILVIGYVVYRIYKKNSSSSNRYTPYDDITMGNKIDVKHDSPTEDTKHIIQYDEKVENDKTV